Proteins co-encoded in one Bacillus infantis NRRL B-14911 genomic window:
- a CDS encoding FadR/GntR family transcriptional regulator, translating to MKKKAYETIIDHLQNILFSGAFQPGDRLPTERELASRFTASRTSVREALRQLEAQGVLEIRQGSGSYLKARPNSRPESVSFTIENEKTKLVYEMLELRRALEVECAGLAAQRAGSLDLEPIRQALLLMESTDDAELGIKADVDFHFAIVNAARNSIFAKLFETVSGHMNDTIRATRKERLLDPSRRQDTIEEHKEIFLAIASGQVQEARLSMEKHISLIRRELSLGMIDRQQVQ from the coding sequence ATGAAAAAAAAGGCCTATGAAACTATAATAGATCACCTTCAGAATATACTTTTTTCCGGTGCCTTCCAGCCCGGGGACAGGCTTCCGACTGAAAGGGAACTGGCATCCCGCTTTACGGCGAGCCGCACATCTGTCAGAGAAGCCTTAAGGCAGCTCGAAGCACAGGGGGTGCTCGAAATCAGGCAGGGCAGCGGGAGCTATTTGAAAGCCCGTCCGAATTCCCGGCCGGAGAGCGTCTCTTTTACCATCGAAAATGAAAAAACCAAGCTTGTCTATGAGATGCTTGAGCTCAGGCGCGCCTTGGAAGTAGAATGTGCCGGGCTTGCAGCACAGAGGGCAGGCTCTCTGGATTTGGAGCCGATCAGACAGGCCCTTCTCCTGATGGAGAGCACGGATGATGCAGAGCTGGGGATTAAGGCGGATGTCGACTTTCATTTCGCCATTGTCAATGCCGCCCGCAATTCCATCTTTGCCAAACTGTTTGAAACGGTAAGCGGACATATGAATGACACCATCCGTGCTACTAGGAAGGAAAGGCTCCTCGATCCATCGAGAAGGCAGGATACCATTGAAGAGCATAAAGAAATCTTTCTGGCCATCGCTTCAGGCCAGGTCCAAGAAGCAAGGCTCTCCATGGAAAAGCATATCTCCCTAATCAGGAGAGAGCTTTCTTTAGGAATGATAGATAGGCAGCAGGTACAGTGA
- a CDS encoding DUF1836 domain-containing protein has product MELFQLSRARMAELLFALRGEGEKNPKAVLQEAWKSGHLTNIYGKKLEIFIETDMPAVFEKIMRQTPPVPGFSVNEIVSLGNQIEYTNLSSTAVQNWVKREMRELVGTPQAGKKYTIDQAAILFIVEDLKSALDFGSIRKILTLLFNNPEDRTDDVIDPIIFYAGYAGIFEKVHPQKLAEGTAQFQVEQEIRRESASIVEGYTDLTRPQKEIVSNVLTTAALTVLSAYYKTLTRKYVSATLFLNGE; this is encoded by the coding sequence ATGGAGTTGTTTCAGTTGTCGAGGGCCAGGATGGCGGAGCTTTTATTTGCCCTCAGGGGGGAAGGGGAGAAGAACCCGAAGGCTGTGCTGCAAGAAGCATGGAAATCGGGCCATCTGACCAATATATATGGAAAGAAGCTTGAGATATTTATAGAGACGGATATGCCTGCTGTATTTGAAAAAATTATGAGGCAGACTCCCCCGGTTCCGGGCTTCAGCGTCAATGAAATTGTCTCGCTCGGAAATCAGATCGAGTATACGAATCTTTCCTCCACAGCAGTCCAGAACTGGGTGAAAAGAGAAATGCGCGAACTGGTTGGGACGCCGCAGGCCGGGAAGAAGTATACCATTGACCAGGCGGCCATTCTTTTTATTGTGGAGGATCTGAAGTCGGCTTTGGATTTTGGCTCTATCCGTAAGATACTGACACTTCTTTTTAATAATCCGGAAGATAGGACAGACGATGTGATTGATCCGATCATCTTCTACGCTGGATATGCCGGCATTTTTGAAAAGGTGCATCCGCAGAAGCTGGCTGAAGGCACCGCGCAATTTCAAGTAGAACAGGAGATCCGGAGAGAATCGGCTTCAATAGTGGAAGGATACACGGATTTGACCAGACCTCAAAAAGAGATTGTATCCAATGTGCTGACAACCGCCGCCCTCACTGTGCTGTCAGCCTACTATAAGACACTGACAAGGAAATATGTGAGTGCGACCCTGTTTCTTAACGGAGAATAG
- a CDS encoding bile acid:sodium symporter family protein, translated as MRVLETISTIAGKYFAIWVICMAVIAYLLPDPFLVFGSYITILLGVVMFGMGLTLKGTDFNLIFKNPVPVIIGVCAQFIIMPLGAFAIAYLLDLPAELAAGLVLLGSVPGGTASNVMVYLAKGNLPLSIAMTSFSTLLAPLATPFILLLLAGQWMPVDAKAMILSIVQVIIVPIVLGLLIRRFMPQAVEKGITIIPLISVLAIIIIVAAVVAGNVANIASAGLLTFAAVALHNGLGLLLGYLAASALRLDESTRRAISIEVGMQNSGLGVALATAHFGPLAALPSVAGAVWHNISGPILATYWSKKPVSERAEEDYPISEGNAKTNV; from the coding sequence ATGAGGGTTCTTGAAACAATCAGTACAATTGCCGGCAAATATTTTGCCATATGGGTCATCTGCATGGCGGTGATTGCTTACCTGCTGCCTGACCCATTCCTTGTGTTCGGCAGCTATATCACCATCCTGCTTGGCGTTGTTATGTTTGGAATGGGGCTGACCTTGAAAGGGACCGACTTTAATCTTATTTTTAAAAATCCGGTGCCTGTTATCATCGGTGTCTGTGCCCAGTTCATCATCATGCCGCTCGGGGCATTTGCAATTGCTTACCTTCTGGATCTGCCTGCAGAGCTTGCAGCCGGCCTGGTCCTGCTTGGGTCTGTACCAGGGGGAACGGCTTCCAATGTGATGGTTTACTTGGCAAAAGGGAATCTGCCTCTTTCCATCGCTATGACTTCGTTTTCAACGCTGCTTGCCCCGCTGGCAACCCCCTTTATCCTGCTGCTGCTGGCAGGCCAGTGGATGCCGGTGGATGCGAAAGCCATGATCCTATCGATTGTTCAGGTCATCATTGTACCGATCGTTCTAGGCCTGCTTATCCGCCGTTTTATGCCGCAGGCTGTAGAAAAAGGCATCACGATCATTCCGCTTATTTCCGTACTTGCCATCATTATTATTGTCGCAGCTGTGGTAGCAGGAAATGTAGCCAATATTGCATCGGCAGGGCTGCTGACCTTTGCAGCTGTAGCGCTTCACAATGGATTGGGGCTTTTATTGGGCTATTTGGCCGCGTCAGCCTTAAGGCTGGATGAAAGCACAAGGAGAGCCATCAGCATTGAGGTCGGAATGCAGAACTCAGGTCTTGGTGTGGCGCTTGCCACGGCCCATTTTGGCCCTCTCGCAGCACTGCCGAGTGTAGCTGGTGCTGTATGGCATAATATATCCGGCCCGATTTTGGCTACCTATTGGTCGAAGAAGCCTGTTTCCGAAAGAGCGGAAGAAGATTACCCCATTAGTGAAGGAAATGCGAAAACAAATGTATAG
- a CDS encoding glycoside hydrolase family 2 TIM barrel-domain containing protein — protein sequence MSSTPSLNWLSDVSVFAVNRLPAHSDHKYYKTLEEARAGASMSMRHSLNGSWKFNYSVNPDMRPAEFYKEKFSCDGWDFINVPGHIQLQGYGKPQYANTMYPWDGLADIRPPEIPQDVNPVGSYVKEFTVPESMEGKPLYISFQGVESAFYVWLNGEFVGYSEDSFTPAEFELTPYLKDGDNKLAVEVYQRSTGSWLEDQDFWRFSGIFRDVYLYTVPGTHINDLFVRTELDDHFTSGTLKGRLELLKGSDVPSRIAADLYDDLGNRVSSGEAVESGGSWEFTLGLDSPALWSAEQPNLYKLYLTVYGENGSIEEVIPERVGFRRFEMKDKIMTLNGQRIVFKGVNRHEFNCRTGRAITREDMLWDIKMLKQHNINAVRTSHYPNQSLWYELCDEYGIYVIDEMNLETHGSWQKMGKVEPSWNIPGNLPEWQDIVMDRAISMYERDKNHPSILIWSCGNESYAGDVILNVSKYFKEKDPGRLVHYEGVFYDRNYSETSDMESRMYAKPADIEKYLTEDPEKPYISCEYMHAMGNSLGGMYKYTDLENKYPMYQGGFIWDYIDQSLVKKDRFGKEFLAYGGDFDDRPTDYGFCTNGIVYANRELSPKMQEVKFLYQDFKLEVEWAGARIKNESLFTNLEQYDLQYTLQHEGNEIFKGFSSLSVNPGEEGYAAFEWPEAIREKAGEYCITASLILREPEQWAEQGHEAAFGQYIFEVEGEQKAEAVSGKLRIVEGDVNIGVHGSDFSIIFSKQAGTLVSLKYAGKEMISYPVFPLFWRATTDNDRGFAQGFTSGAWYAASLARQCTAVEVKEEEAGSAEIAFSYQFSISEKMSVKVHYTVRENGSLHVRSVYNGADNLPQMPIFALSFKVPAEYEKLDWYALGPEENYDDRSRGARLGRFQNTVKDNVSGYVMPQESGNRTGVRSVDITNQNGSGIRISAEGEPVECTVSPYTAFELEHANHHYELPDIHYTVVTVAGRQMGVGGDDSWGAPVHSEHTIQPEKDMVFEFVIERV from the coding sequence ATGTCTTCAACTCCATCTTTAAATTGGCTATCGGATGTCAGTGTGTTTGCAGTGAACCGCCTCCCCGCACACTCAGACCATAAATACTATAAAACACTGGAAGAAGCCAGGGCGGGTGCTTCCATGAGCATGCGACACAGCCTGAATGGCAGCTGGAAATTTAATTATTCGGTGAACCCCGATATGAGGCCTGCCGAATTTTACAAGGAAAAATTTTCGTGTGATGGCTGGGATTTCATCAATGTCCCCGGACACATCCAGCTGCAGGGCTACGGCAAACCCCAATATGCGAATACGATGTATCCATGGGACGGCCTTGCTGATATCCGCCCGCCTGAGATTCCGCAGGACGTTAATCCTGTCGGAAGCTATGTAAAAGAATTTACGGTGCCTGAATCTATGGAAGGCAAGCCTCTTTATATTTCATTCCAGGGAGTGGAGTCCGCTTTTTATGTGTGGCTGAACGGAGAATTCGTCGGCTACAGCGAGGACAGCTTTACTCCTGCTGAGTTTGAGCTGACACCATACCTTAAGGATGGTGATAACAAGCTGGCTGTAGAAGTATACCAGCGCAGTACAGGAAGCTGGCTGGAGGATCAGGATTTCTGGCGCTTCTCCGGGATATTCCGGGATGTGTATCTGTATACGGTGCCCGGCACTCACATCAATGACCTTTTTGTCAGGACAGAGCTTGATGATCATTTCACCAGCGGTACGCTGAAGGGAAGACTGGAACTGCTGAAGGGCAGTGATGTTCCGTCACGGATTGCAGCAGATTTATATGACGACCTTGGGAACCGTGTTTCCTCAGGAGAGGCAGTTGAAAGCGGCGGGAGCTGGGAATTCACGCTCGGGCTCGACTCTCCTGCATTATGGAGTGCGGAGCAGCCTAACCTGTATAAGCTTTATCTTACGGTATATGGAGAAAACGGAAGTATAGAAGAAGTTATACCGGAAAGGGTTGGGTTCAGAAGGTTTGAAATGAAAGATAAAATCATGACCCTGAACGGACAGCGGATTGTCTTTAAAGGAGTCAACCGGCATGAATTCAATTGCCGGACAGGAAGGGCCATCACCAGGGAGGATATGCTCTGGGATATTAAGATGCTTAAGCAGCATAACATCAATGCTGTGCGCACCTCGCATTATCCGAACCAGAGCCTGTGGTATGAGCTTTGTGATGAATACGGGATTTACGTGATTGATGAAATGAATCTTGAAACACATGGATCATGGCAGAAGATGGGCAAAGTCGAGCCTTCCTGGAATATACCGGGGAATCTGCCGGAATGGCAGGATATCGTCATGGACCGGGCGATTTCCATGTATGAGCGGGATAAGAACCATCCATCCATCCTGATCTGGTCCTGCGGCAATGAATCATATGCAGGCGACGTGATCCTGAACGTCTCAAAATACTTCAAGGAAAAAGACCCCGGCAGGCTCGTTCATTATGAAGGGGTATTCTATGACCGGAATTACAGCGAAACGAGTGACATGGAAAGCCGGATGTATGCCAAGCCGGCCGATATTGAAAAATACTTAACCGAAGATCCCGAAAAGCCATACATCAGCTGTGAATATATGCATGCGATGGGCAACTCGCTTGGAGGCATGTACAAATATACTGATCTGGAAAACAAATACCCGATGTACCAGGGCGGCTTTATTTGGGATTATATTGATCAGTCACTGGTGAAAAAAGACCGTTTCGGCAAAGAATTTCTTGCCTATGGCGGGGACTTTGATGACCGGCCGACCGATTATGGCTTCTGTACGAACGGCATCGTTTATGCCAACCGGGAGCTGTCCCCGAAAATGCAGGAAGTGAAATTCCTTTATCAGGACTTTAAGCTGGAAGTAGAATGGGCCGGTGCCAGGATTAAGAATGAAAGCTTGTTTACTAATCTGGAACAGTATGATCTGCAGTATACACTGCAGCATGAGGGAAATGAGATTTTTAAAGGATTTTCGTCCTTGTCTGTAAATCCAGGTGAAGAAGGGTATGCAGCCTTCGAATGGCCTGAAGCTATCAGAGAGAAGGCTGGTGAGTACTGCATTACAGCTTCGCTTATCCTTAGAGAGCCGGAGCAATGGGCTGAGCAGGGGCATGAAGCTGCATTCGGCCAATATATTTTCGAGGTGGAAGGTGAGCAAAAAGCTGAAGCAGTGTCTGGGAAACTAAGGATTGTAGAAGGAGACGTAAATATCGGTGTCCATGGAAGCGATTTTTCCATCATATTCTCTAAGCAGGCTGGAACACTTGTCTCGCTCAAATATGCCGGAAAAGAAATGATTTCGTATCCAGTCTTCCCGCTGTTCTGGAGAGCAACTACAGACAATGACAGGGGATTCGCACAGGGATTCACATCAGGGGCATGGTATGCGGCGAGCCTGGCAAGGCAGTGTACAGCGGTGGAAGTAAAGGAAGAAGAAGCGGGCTCTGCCGAAATTGCGTTCAGCTATCAATTTTCCATCAGCGAAAAAATGAGCGTAAAGGTTCATTACACAGTACGCGAAAATGGTTCCCTGCATGTAAGATCCGTATACAATGGTGCAGATAACCTTCCGCAAATGCCGATATTCGCCCTTTCCTTCAAGGTGCCGGCTGAATATGAAAAGCTTGACTGGTATGCCCTTGGGCCGGAGGAGAATTATGATGACCGCAGCCGTGGGGCCAGGCTTGGAAGATTCCAGAACACAGTGAAAGATAATGTCTCCGGCTATGTGATGCCGCAGGAGTCCGGAAACCGTACCGGCGTCCGCTCAGTGGACATAACCAATCAGAATGGTTCAGGCATCAGGATCTCAGCAGAAGGGGAGCCGGTGGAGTGTACAGTCTCTCCATACACGGCATTCGAATTGGAGCATGCAAACCATCACTATGAACTGCCTGATATCCATTACACAGTGGTGACGGTTGCCGGCCGCCAGATGGGTGTGGGCGGCGATGACAGCTGGGGGGCTCCTGTCCACAGCGAACATACAATCCAGCCGGAGAAAGACATGGTATTCGAGTTTGTCATTGAACGGGTGTAA
- a CDS encoding alpha-galactosidase: MLIHANSETRQFHLTNGQVSYIFHVMKNGQLGHLYYGKALRHREDFSHLQIYDVPTAASCHPYADDPAFSLETLRQEYPVYGSSDFREPAILVKRNGLNHIPDFQFERFKIMEGKPLLKGLPATYTEENGEAATLQIFLRDEKLQAELLLNYTIFKNHPAITRSVLLKNEGEESLEIDRLMSASIDLPDSNFRFLHLAGTWSRERHVKERKLQAGIQSISSIRGASSHHHNPFAALARPDATEHNGEVYGLNFVYSSNFIIQAEVDHYEAVRLTAGIHPFGFHWSLGEKESFQSPEAVMIYSDSGLNGMSQAFHNLYRKHLIPAQWRKKERPILINNWEATYFDFNEEKLVNIAKSAAELGIELFVLDDGWFGKRNDDTTSLGDWETDESKLPNGLEKLAEKIKETGMKFGLWFEPEMISPKSRLYEKHPDWAVGQTLGRNQLVLDFSREEIVEYLYEKMSGIIKMTGLSYIKWDMNRNITEAFSANLPAGQQGEFFHRYILGVYRLYQKLTSEFPEVLFESCAGGGGRFDPGMLYYAPQAWASDDTDAVERLKIQYGTSFAYPLYSIGSHVSAVPNHQTLRETPLSTRANTAYFGTFGYELNPLSLSDEERSRISEQVSFYKQHRSLIRDGHFCRLLSPFEGNETAWLTVNEDKTEALVGWYKVLAMANPPKQQTLKLSGLDPSIMYQVSGSSRSYYGDELMQTGLQLPVEFNGVNGKTAERGGDFQSYVFHLRAVD; this comes from the coding sequence ATGCTAATACATGCAAACAGTGAGACAAGACAGTTCCATCTGACAAATGGGCAGGTCAGCTATATTTTTCACGTCATGAAAAATGGCCAGCTTGGCCATCTTTATTACGGAAAGGCACTCCGCCACCGGGAGGATTTTTCCCATTTACAGATTTATGATGTACCGACCGCAGCAAGCTGCCACCCTTATGCAGATGATCCTGCCTTTTCCCTTGAGACATTGCGCCAGGAATATCCTGTCTATGGCAGCTCAGATTTCAGGGAACCTGCCATTTTGGTAAAACGAAATGGATTGAATCATATTCCTGACTTTCAGTTTGAACGTTTTAAGATAATGGAAGGGAAGCCCCTGCTAAAGGGGCTTCCGGCCACCTATACGGAAGAGAATGGGGAAGCGGCTACGCTCCAGATCTTTTTAAGGGATGAAAAACTTCAGGCAGAGCTTTTGCTGAATTACACCATTTTCAAGAATCATCCTGCGATCACAAGAAGCGTCCTCCTTAAAAATGAAGGAGAAGAGTCTCTTGAAATAGACCGTTTAATGAGTGCGTCCATTGATTTACCTGATAGTAACTTTCGCTTTCTTCATCTGGCAGGTACCTGGTCAAGGGAGCGGCATGTGAAGGAAAGAAAGCTCCAGGCAGGAATTCAATCCATTTCAAGCATAAGAGGTGCAAGCTCTCACCATCATAATCCGTTTGCCGCATTGGCGAGGCCTGATGCGACAGAGCATAACGGTGAGGTCTATGGCTTAAACTTTGTTTACAGCAGCAATTTCATCATTCAGGCTGAGGTGGACCATTATGAAGCGGTAAGGCTTACAGCTGGCATCCATCCTTTCGGGTTTCACTGGTCTCTGGGGGAAAAGGAGTCATTCCAGAGCCCGGAAGCAGTGATGATATACTCTGACAGCGGGCTGAACGGGATGAGCCAGGCCTTCCATAATCTTTACCGGAAACATCTGATTCCTGCACAATGGCGCAAAAAGGAAAGGCCGATTCTGATTAATAACTGGGAAGCCACCTACTTTGATTTTAACGAAGAAAAGCTGGTGAATATCGCAAAGTCTGCTGCAGAGCTGGGAATCGAGCTGTTTGTCCTGGATGATGGCTGGTTTGGCAAGCGCAATGATGACACAACCTCGCTGGGAGACTGGGAAACAGACGAAAGCAAGCTCCCGAATGGATTGGAGAAGCTCGCAGAAAAAATAAAGGAAACCGGAATGAAATTCGGCCTTTGGTTCGAACCGGAGATGATCAGCCCGAAAAGCAGGCTGTATGAAAAGCATCCCGACTGGGCGGTCGGCCAAACCCTGGGGAGGAATCAGCTGGTGCTGGACTTCTCACGGGAAGAGATCGTCGAGTATTTATATGAGAAAATGTCAGGCATCATTAAAATGACAGGATTGTCCTACATAAAATGGGACATGAACCGGAATATCACGGAAGCCTTTTCAGCGAATCTTCCGGCTGGGCAGCAGGGTGAGTTCTTCCATCGTTATATTCTTGGAGTGTACCGCTTGTATCAAAAGCTGACATCAGAATTTCCGGAGGTATTATTTGAATCGTGTGCAGGCGGGGGAGGCAGGTTCGATCCCGGAATGCTGTATTACGCCCCGCAGGCGTGGGCCAGCGATGATACAGATGCAGTCGAAAGATTGAAGATCCAATATGGGACCTCCTTTGCCTATCCTCTGTACAGCATCGGGTCACATGTGTCTGCCGTGCCGAACCACCAGACTTTAAGAGAGACTCCGCTGTCTACCCGGGCCAATACAGCCTATTTTGGAACATTTGGTTATGAATTGAATCCTCTTAGTCTATCAGATGAAGAGCGCAGCCGGATTTCAGAGCAGGTTTCTTTTTATAAACAGCACCGAAGCCTGATAAGGGACGGGCATTTCTGCAGATTATTGAGTCCTTTTGAAGGAAACGAAACAGCCTGGCTGACAGTGAATGAGGACAAAACGGAGGCGCTGGTTGGCTGGTATAAGGTACTGGCAATGGCGAATCCGCCGAAACAGCAAACGCTGAAGCTTTCAGGACTGGATCCTTCTATTATGTACCAGGTATCAGGAAGCAGCAGAAGCTATTACGGAGATGAGCTGATGCAGACCGGGCTGCAGCTTCCCGTTGAATTTAACGGCGTTAATGGAAAGACGGCCGAGCGCGGCGGGGATTTTCAGTCTTATGTGTTCCATTTAAGAGCAGTGGATTAA
- a CDS encoding FAD-binding oxidoreductase, with protein sequence MNTVSAEAIGELQSMLKEGQVSVNQTEREQRSRDESYHKESLPDVVVFPESTEDVQKIIITARRHKMPVIPFGRGTSLEGHVIPYNGGITVDFSKMDKVLEVREKDFLVRVQPGVTRSQLNKVLKKYGLFFPVDPGADATLGGMAATNASGTTSVRYGVMRDQVRDLEVVTADGTIIHTGNLAAKSSSGYHLNGLFVGSEGTLGCFTELTLKVYGIPEAILAARASFPTITSAVEAIVSILQAGIPIARGELVDEASMKQVNLFSGTGYAEKPTLFLEFHGNGAGLKQDVEFMKAIAEECQAEQIDFETDNASRTQLWEARHNLAYAYIHGYPGKKMMVTDVCLPISELAGAVEHSKVHLDALGLAGGIVGHVGDGNFHVLLMINMDDPLEVQQAEEFNERIVMYALERGGTCTGEHGVGIGKQKYQEKEHGAAYEVMKKIKRAIDPEGLLNPNKLV encoded by the coding sequence ATGAATACAGTCAGCGCGGAAGCGATAGGAGAACTGCAGAGTATGTTAAAAGAAGGGCAGGTTTCTGTCAATCAAACAGAAAGGGAGCAGCGAAGCCGGGATGAATCCTATCATAAAGAAAGCCTGCCGGATGTCGTCGTCTTTCCGGAATCGACGGAGGATGTCCAAAAAATCATCATAACTGCCAGGCGGCATAAAATGCCGGTTATCCCATTTGGGCGCGGAACCAGCCTGGAAGGACATGTGATCCCCTATAACGGCGGGATAACTGTCGATTTTTCAAAAATGGATAAAGTGCTGGAGGTCAGGGAAAAGGATTTTCTTGTGCGGGTGCAGCCGGGCGTTACCCGGTCCCAGCTTAACAAAGTCCTGAAGAAATATGGTTTGTTTTTCCCGGTTGATCCTGGGGCAGATGCCACTTTAGGCGGGATGGCTGCGACCAATGCAAGCGGGACAACCTCGGTCAGGTATGGAGTGATGCGGGATCAGGTTCGCGATCTTGAAGTGGTGACAGCTGACGGGACCATTATACATACAGGCAATCTGGCGGCCAAATCATCCTCCGGCTATCATTTGAATGGACTGTTTGTCGGATCTGAAGGGACGCTGGGATGCTTTACTGAATTGACCTTGAAGGTGTATGGCATACCGGAAGCCATTCTGGCGGCAAGGGCTTCATTTCCCACCATCACCTCTGCGGTCGAAGCAATCGTCAGCATCCTCCAGGCAGGAATTCCGATAGCCAGGGGAGAGCTAGTTGATGAGGCTTCAATGAAGCAGGTTAATTTATTCAGCGGTACCGGGTATGCTGAAAAGCCGACGCTGTTTCTGGAGTTTCATGGAAACGGGGCCGGGCTGAAGCAGGATGTTGAATTCATGAAGGCGATCGCTGAGGAATGCCAGGCAGAACAAATTGACTTTGAAACTGACAACGCTTCCAGGACGCAGCTCTGGGAGGCGCGCCATAATCTCGCTTATGCTTATATTCACGGGTATCCTGGAAAGAAGATGATGGTAACAGATGTATGCCTGCCTATATCAGAACTGGCCGGAGCTGTGGAACACAGCAAGGTCCACCTCGATGCACTGGGATTGGCCGGGGGCATAGTCGGGCATGTCGGGGACGGGAATTTTCATGTGCTGCTGATGATCAATATGGATGATCCGCTGGAGGTGCAGCAGGCAGAGGAGTTCAATGAACGGATTGTCATGTATGCACTGGAGCGCGGCGGGACCTGTACAGGAGAGCATGGGGTCGGAATCGGCAAGCAGAAGTATCAGGAGAAGGAGCATGGCGCGGCCTATGAGGTGATGAAGAAAATCAAGCGGGCCATTGATCCAGAAGGCCTCCTGAATCCCAATAAACTTGTTTAA
- the htpX gene encoding protease HtpX — MGKRIFYFLLTNVLVLLTISIIFSLIGGGNYINAQGGIDFASLLIFSAVIGFSGSFISLAMSRWMAKRMMNVQVLKPEGSLSPSERQIVEKVHRLSRAAGLTHMPEVGIYHSPEVNAFATGPSKKRSLVAVSTGLLQEMDDDAIEGVIAHEVAHIANGDMVTMTLLQGVVNTFVVFLARIAAWVASRFVREEMAPIVHFIAVIIFQIAFSILGSLVVFAYSRHREYHADRGGADLAGRDKMTHALHMLKAYSARMKGEEQTAISTLKINNKGKRSLFSTHPDLDERIRRLNS, encoded by the coding sequence TTGGGTAAAAGGATATTTTACTTTTTATTGACCAATGTGCTGGTTCTGTTGACCATCTCGATTATTTTTTCACTGATCGGCGGCGGAAATTACATTAATGCACAGGGCGGGATTGATTTTGCTTCCCTGCTGATATTCAGTGCTGTCATTGGTTTCTCCGGATCATTCATCTCCCTGGCAATGTCGCGCTGGATGGCAAAGCGGATGATGAATGTCCAGGTGCTGAAGCCTGAAGGGTCTTTATCTCCTTCTGAAAGGCAGATTGTTGAAAAAGTCCACCGCCTCTCAAGGGCAGCAGGACTCACACATATGCCGGAGGTCGGAATCTATCATTCCCCTGAGGTTAACGCATTTGCGACCGGACCTTCCAAAAAGCGTTCATTGGTTGCAGTATCGACTGGTCTGCTTCAGGAAATGGATGATGATGCCATTGAAGGCGTTATTGCCCATGAAGTTGCCCATATTGCCAATGGCGATATGGTGACCATGACCCTCCTGCAGGGTGTAGTGAACACATTCGTCGTCTTCCTGGCCCGTATTGCTGCCTGGGTGGCATCACGTTTTGTAAGGGAAGAGATGGCTCCGATTGTCCACTTCATCGCAGTGATTATCTTCCAGATCGCATTCTCGATCCTTGGAAGCCTGGTCGTGTTCGCCTACTCAAGGCATCGCGAATACCACGCAGACCGGGGAGGCGCAGATCTTGCCGGCAGGGATAAAATGACCCATGCCCTCCACATGCTGAAAGCCTACTCTGCCCGTATGAAAGGCGAAGAGCAGACAGCGATATCAACCTTGAAAATTAATAACAAAGGCAAGCGTTCCCTATTCTCAACCCACCCTGATCTGGATGAGAGAATCAGACGTTTGAACAGCTAA